One region of Vairimorpha necatrix chromosome 10, complete sequence genomic DNA includes:
- a CDS encoding ABC transporter: MERETKTLEFENLYYDVPNVDPNIHGPYAEILKSLSGKIESGKLTAVLGSSGCGKTHFLRMLVGDISGKSKTFGRILYNGEERNPEGWKMKFSYVPQDDIFYPDLSIYDHMKYYMSLGEAKYREFDERKADKILDGCAILHKKNSLVGSLSGGERKRALIAISMINDPEILILDEPTTGLDSNTALEIIYTLKKYAQDYNCMVISTIHQPGAGLFSYFDDLIVLVKLGVFYIGPYKQLESFLVENGISTESELSLPEFLFVIISDHSLLPEAKKYKPNVKKIIEKNKQSCRNENTAEICNNYKTLTFKPKLYDSWKVMKHSFETTYNKNKSYFGLVLMIFWTILLILLEPILHFFISLSYNCLELNEELKQCSYDQIFSFSFGIVSHLYKFSHIIWVFYSCTNVWNYNEYFAPEYLNDKYTYGTYFMAMLYYSLIRTFMFFFPKFFCFLLFYRNFLFHPLVFLVFTVSTIINIFLYTCMSIIIEYNSVFWYIYIVLMNISQFDCVENELYYDDPIAYLSSIFPIFNFRLFLRMRCFGLLEKFKNRSAISEFLSKTFVEKIIRYSYEEGAENTIIYNTFGKWADFITIFTMFGSCLLLVGVVTVLFKINRIPNMRFKLSK, encoded by the coding sequence ATGGAAAGAGAAACTAAAACACTAGAATTTGAAAATCTTTATTACGACGTACCAAATGTAGATCCAAATATACATGGTCCATACGCTGAGATTTTGAAATCTTTATCTGGGAAAATTGAATCTGGGAAACTTACAGCTGTGCTTGGTTCTAGTGGCTGTGGTAAAACTCATTTTCTTAGAATGCTTGTTGGAGATATTAGTGGAAAATCAAAGACATTTGGTAGAATTCTATACAATGGTGAAGAAAGAAATCCAGAAGGATGGAAAATGAAGTTTTCTTATGTTCCCCAGgatgatatattttatccTGACTTATCGATTTATGATcatatgaaatattatatgtCACTTGGGGAAGCAAAATATCGGGAGTTTGACGAACGTAAAGCCGACAAGATACTTGACGGATGCGCGATATtgcacaaaaaaaatagtctCGTTGGATCACTTTCAGGAGGTGAACGTAAAAGAGCTTTGATCGCTATTTCTATGATTAATGATccagaaattttaattttagacGAGCCTACAACTGGGTTAGATTCAAATACAGcattagaaattatttacaccttaaaaaaatatgcacAGGACTATAATTGTATGGTTATATCTACAATTCATCAACCTGGTGCTGGTCTTTTCAGCTACTTTGATGATTTAATTGTATTAGTTAAATTAGgagtattttatattggACCATATAAACAATTAGAATCTTTTTTGGTTGAAAATGGGATCTCTACAGAATCAGAGTTATCATTGCCAGAATTTTTGTTCGTTATTATATCTGATCATTCCCTTCTTCCCGAagctaaaaaatataaaccgAATGTTAAGAAAAtcattgaaaaaaataagcaATCATGTAGAAATGAAAATACTGCTGAAATATGCAATAACTACAAGACTCTTACTTTTAAACCTAAATTATATGATAGTTGGAAGGTGATGAAACATTCCTTTGAGACTACCtataacaaaaacaaatcaTATTTTGGTCTAgttttaatgattttttgGACAATcttattgattttattgGAGCCAATTCTGCATTTCTTTATATCCCTTTCATATAATTGCTTAGAACTGAATGAAGAATTGAAACAATGTTCTTATGATCAAATATTCAGTTTTAGTTTTGGTATAGTTAgtcatttatataaattttctcaTATCATTTGGGTTTTTTATTCGTGCACAAATGTATGGAATTACAACGAATATTTTGCTCCCGAATATTTAAACGACAAATACACATATGGTACGTATTTTATGGCAATGCTCTACTATTCTCTAATAAGAACTTTTATGTTCTTTTTTCCTAAGttcttttgttttcttttattttatagaaattttttgttccACCCACTAGtctttttagtttttacTGTCTCTACTatcattaatatttttttatacactTGTATGTCTATTATTATTGAATATAATAGCGTATTTTGGTACATATATATAGTGTTAATGAATATATCACAATTTGACTGTGTAGAGAATGAGCTATACTATGATGATCCCATTGCTTACCTGTCATCAATCTTCccaatatttaattttagacTTTTTTTAAGGATGAGATGTTTTGGATTATtggaaaaatttaagaataGGTCAGCAATTTCTGAATTTCTGAGTAAAACATTcgttgaaaaaattatcaggTACTCATATGAAGAAGGTGCAGAAAATACTATTATTTACAATACTTTTGGCAAATGGGCagattttattacaatTTTCACTATGTTTGGATCTTGTTTATTACTGGTTGGTGTTGTAACAGTACTTTTCAAAATCAACAGAATTCCTAATAtgagatttaaattatcaaaataa
- a CDS encoding D-Ribose-5-Phosphate Isomerase produces the protein MLKTTIETICKSKSIVGIGTGRTVESILPYLNPNLQYVSSSHQTTRSLLNYSIHCYPLESIDHLDLYIDGCDYFDKKGNMIKGKGGSLTTEKLMCTMADEVLIIVQNYKYRECFEDCYVPIEILPGSVKYIEKILKKKNVKYELRRGENKFGPVITDLGNFIVDVVFDEKFLNECREICGVVEHGYFAVDDYNIKVKTFEE, from the coding sequence ATGTTAAAAACTACCATCGAAACTATTTGTAAATCCAAATCAATAGTAGGCATTGGCACAGGCAGAACTGTAGAATCCATTCTCCCATACCTAAATCCAAATCTTCAATATGTTTCATCAAGCCACCAAACCACAAGAAGCTTGCTCAATTATTCTATTCATTGTTATCCACTTGAATCAATAGACCATTTAGACTTGTACATAGACGGATGTGATTATTTTGACAAAAAAGGAAATATGATAAAGGGTAAAGGCGGGTCACTAACAACAGAGAAGTTGATGTGTACAATGGCCGACGAAGTACTAATAATAGTACagaactataaatatagagAATGTTTTGAGGACTGTTATGTGCCTATAGAAATATTGCCAGGAAGTGTTaaatatatagaaaaaatattgaagaaaaaaaatgtaaaatatgaGTTGAGACGTGGTGAGAATAAATTCGGGCCTGTTATAACCGATTTGGggaattttattgttgaCGTGGTGTTtgatgaaaaatttttaaatgagtGTAGAGAAATATGTGGAGTGGTTGAGCATGGATATTTTGCGGTTGAtgattataatattaaagtgAAGACTTTTGAGGAATGA
- a CDS encoding ubiquitin-related modifier 1-like (URM1) — protein MIVRFSGSADPSLNDKDYNIETENNIKSIFLKIYSDITTEYTNNDGTIKDGVLCLLDDSDWELSGCYDSDLSGLSFITLINTIHGG, from the coding sequence ATGATAGTAAGATTCAGTGGCAGTGCTGATCCATCTCTCAATGACAAAGACTACAATATTGAGACcgaaaataatatcaaaagtATCTTCCTCAAGATATATTCTGATATAACTACAGAGTATACAAATAACGACGGGACTATTAAGGATGGTGTATTGTGTCTATTAGACGACAGTGACTGGGAATTATCTGGGTGTTATGACTCTGATCTAAGTGGGTTGTCTTTTATTACACTTATTAATACAATACACGGGGGATAA
- a CDS encoding putative SP-containing protein, giving the protein MIFLLFFNPLLSHVLFINNFKNIYIDLYIGLDMIIDKDEWFGVTMSFAPKFDNVENFSILNVEDFGNLISALSNHKDDGYKSMFSSSKYFLCSRIHKDDFVFNTNVIIGYCIDVSKNAYYQPGQEYISDIIVPNEAKSFYYFDFKKKGKEVKSLFRFGHMVSLNVEKPSSIEFYEKEIEKKALELKLKEEEEKARLKAKGRRRKSKGVEVKGRKKKSNGFETKRKRRKSRLKKREE; this is encoded by the coding sequence ATGATCTTcctacttttttttaatcctCTACTGTCTCATGTCTTGTTTATCAAtaactttaaaaacatttacaTCGATCTTTATATAGGTTTGGACATGATTATCGATAAAGACGAATGGTTCGGCGTAACAATGTCTTTTGCTCCTAAATTTGACAATGTcgaaaatttttctatctTAAATGTAGAAGACTTCGGTAATTTGATATCTGCTTTGTCTAACCATAAAGATGATGGCTATAAATCAATGTTCTCTTCTTctaagtattttttatgttctaGAATACATAAAGACGACTTTGTATTTAATACTAATGTAATTATAGGGTACTGTATAGATGTGTCTAAAAATGCATATTACCAACCAGGACAAGAATATATAAGTGACATTATAGTGCCCAATGAAGctaaaagtttttattattttgattttaagaaaaaaggAAAAGAAGTTAAGTCTTTGTTTAGATTTGGGCATATGGTATCATTGAATGTTGAGAAGCCTTCTTcaattgaattttatgaaaagGAAATCGAGAAAAAAGCCCTGGAGTTGAAGTTAAaggaagaagaagaaaaagcAAGGCTCAAAGCCAAaggaagaagaagaaaaagcAAAGGTGTTGAAGTTAAaggaagaaagaaaaaaagcaATGGATTCGAAAccaaaagaaaaagaagaaaatcccgtcttaaaaaaagagagGAATAA